The region ATTCTCCTCGAAAAAAATTATGTTTCTGAACTCGTGAAAATCATGGAATCCGACGAGAAAATTGCTTCTGCGACGGGGAAAATTTTGAAATGGGATTTCTCTCGAGGATTTGAAGGAAAGACGAAATTTATTGATACGACTGGAATTTCCGCTTCCAAAGCACAGCATTTTTTCGACCGCGGACAAGGAGAAGTTGATCATGGACAATTCGAAACCATAGAAGAAATTTTTGCGTGTTCTGGAGCGGCTCCGATGTATCGAAAAGCAGCAATTGAAGATGTTTCATGCATCGGAAGGCGCGACGGCGACGTCGCGCTTACATTCGACGAAACATTTTTCATGTACAAGGAAGACATTGATCTCGGATACCGCCTTCGCTTCGCAGGATGGAAAAACGTGTACGCACCGAATGCTATCGCGTACCACGATCGAACGGTTTCTTCTTCTCAAAAAAAATCACCTAAGGTTCGAGAATGGTCTTACCAAAATCATCTTCTGCTTCTTGAAAAAAACTTTTCTTCAAATTTTTCGTGGAAAACACGTATTTGTACATATTTGAGAAATTCTCTCCTTTCTCTTCATTTCTTTTTCTCATTTCCGAGAAAATACTTTTCGATACGGCGAAAATTACGAGATAATATCGCAGGAATGAGAGGAAAAAATGAGATAGTGAAACACCGCGTTTCACCGGGAGAAATTGAAAAATTCTTTTTATAAAATGCAGAAAAATCCAATTCTTTCCATCATTATTTTGAATTATAAATCCGCAGACTTTTGCGACAAATGCCTGCAAGCAATTTCCACATTTTCTCCATCGTGTTCTTACGAAATTTTAGTCGTAGATAATGCTTCTCATGAAATAGAAAGATGGCGAGAGCTCAAGGAAAAATGGTTAAAAAAACTTAATGTTTCATTCTCAGCGCTTCCGAATAATATTGGGTACGGAAAGGGAAATGAATACGCAATTCGGAAATCACATGGGAAGTATTTTGCCATTGTGAATCCCGACATAGAAGTGCTTCCGGGAACGTTTGATGGTCTTCTTGAGTACATCAAAAATCATGAAAATGTTGGAATTGTGGCTCCAAAGCTTTTGTATTCAGATGGGAAAATCCAGGATTCTTTTCGTCTTTTCCCAAATTTTTCTGATCTGTTTGTGAAGCGAATTGGAATTTTGAGACATATATTTCAAAAAAAAATGGAGCACTTTCTCATGTGGAAAATTGATCTTTCAAGTCCAATAAAAGTGGATTGGGTGGTTGGTGCTTTTTTTCTTGCACGAAGAAAAGCGTGGGAAGAAGTAGGAGGATTTGACCCTCGATATTTTCTTTTTTTGGAGGATACCGATGTGTGCCGTTCTCTTTGGAAAAAAGGATGGAAAGTAATTTTTCATCCTCATTTTTCGGCATATCACCATCATGAACGCCTTTCCGATGCCAAAAATATTTTCTCTATATTTCGGAATAAAATGCTCCAAATTCATCTCTGGAGCGCGATCAAGTATTTTTGGAAATGGAAGGGCAAGCGGTAAGCGATCAGCTGTCAGCGGTAAATTTTTTAGAGACCATATTTTCTGATTTTTCCACACAAAAAGAGTGAGCTTTTAAGACTCACTCCGTTTTGCTGATTGCTGACCGCTTACCGCTGACCGCTTACTGCTTGCCTCCGAACATACAGATACGTTGCGCTCAGGAGGAAGAGGAAGAATGCAAGATTCGCGGTTCCTGTAGAAACGTTGAGTGGAGGTTCTGGAGTGAAGATAACTGTGGTTTCTGTTCTGACTTTTTTGTCCGAGAAATCTTCGTCATCTGCAGAGATACCAGCAATATTCACAATAACTATTCCGTTTGTCGTTTCTTCTTTCACTCTCGTCTTTATGTTTACCGTCCATGGATCTCCAACTCTCAGGACTCGTTTCCTGAAAACGAGTGTATTTCCCATTTGAACACCTTTCGCATCCATTTCTAAAATATCCAAATACTCGAAAGGGAATTCATCGATAATCGCCATATTGATGAAATCTTTTTCACCAATGTTTCGAATACTGATTGTGTAATAGAGCTCTTCTCCCGGTCTTACAAATTCCTTATCAACAGTTTTTTTGAGGCTGATGTCACCGGTAACAATTCTTGCTGCTGTAGTTTTTACATACGCCGGATCATCACTTCCAACTCCTTCAATTTTCTCCAAAACATAGTTGAAAGGGAGGTCTGGATTTTTCCCCGCCCGTTTTATGAGGGCAGTGTTTACTCCTTCAAGCCCATTTACGACGTTTGTTCTCGCTTCAAGTATAGAAGTGTAGGTAATTTCAGCAGTTGTATCAGTACCGATAATGTCCACCGTAAATCTTTGAGCGAGCGCATCCCATTTTGCGCCCTGTACGTTCTCAACAGTTTTTCGAATGAGTGTTGGACTCACAAATACATCTTCAATTTCGGTAGCGTAACTCGAGAATCTTCCCGTATTTTTTATGCGGATTCGATATTTTACTTCTTGAGATTTTTGTTCCGCAATAAGCGCAGCAAGATCTGCAGTATTTGCATCCTGCCATTTTCCATCTTTATCCATCACTTCTTTCATCACATCGAGAATAATTTCTCCTCGAATTTCACGATATCCGCCGCCGCCTCCACCACCACCGCCGCAATTACTCGTGCATCCGGGAGGAGGTGGAGTGTTTGGACCGATGAGAGTTACCGTGGCATTTTTTGATGAATCTATTGGAGCAGTTGTATCCGTGATGATTACATCATTTATCACTCGAGAAGTTCCACCATTTTGTGGAACATCCGCATTAGAAGCATTACAGAGATATGAAACTGTCACTGTTGA is a window of Candidatus Peregrinibacteria bacterium DNA encoding:
- a CDS encoding glycosyltransferase family 2 protein, giving the protein MNHEQTSRVTIGILVYNGQKYFDFLFPSLFDQDYSDVEILVLDNNSPEKDAEILEKKWKNKLKIFRKEENLGFAGGHNFLINKMNGEYYLCLNQDILLEKNYVSELVKIMESDEKIASATGKILKWDFSRGFEGKTKFIDTTGISASKAQHFFDRGQGEVDHGQFETIEEIFACSGAAPMYRKAAIEDVSCIGRRDGDVALTFDETFFMYKEDIDLGYRLRFAGWKNVYAPNAIAYHDRTVSSSQKKSPKVREWSYQNHLLLLEKNFSSNFSWKTRICTYLRNSLLSLHFFFSFPRKYFSIRRKLRDNIAGMRGKNEIVKHRVSPGEIEKFFL
- a CDS encoding glycosyltransferase family 2 protein is translated as MQKNPILSIIILNYKSADFCDKCLQAISTFSPSCSYEILVVDNASHEIERWRELKEKWLKKLNVSFSALPNNIGYGKGNEYAIRKSHGKYFAIVNPDIEVLPGTFDGLLEYIKNHENVGIVAPKLLYSDGKIQDSFRLFPNFSDLFVKRIGILRHIFQKKMEHFLMWKIDLSSPIKVDWVVGAFFLARRKAWEEVGGFDPRYFLFLEDTDVCRSLWKKGWKVIFHPHFSAYHHHERLSDAKNIFSIFRNKMLQIHLWSAIKYFWKWKGKR